One Candidatus Woesebacteria bacterium genomic window, TTGGTCCGCTCACAGCAAAATTCCAATTGGTGGAAGAATCATTTGGAACAACATCTTTAATTATTGTCAAACTTCCCTTGTCAGTACGAATAATGACACAGTCTGAAGGGTCAGAATTAGGTTGAGTTGAGGGATAAGAACAAACATCAAGTAAACTAGCAGAGCTCCCATTACCAATGTCAGCAAGATCTATAGAACAGGAAGCTTTAGTATCATTCGGGGAGGAAGCACCAGCAGGAAAAGGATCATCGGCAGAATTTGTCACAGTGCAGCTACTCCGAGAAGGTGAGCCAATTAAAGTACTTCCGGCGCAACGGTCGGAACGAGTATCATTACAACTATACAAAGTGGGACTACCTGGGACCTGACTTTGACCATTGTTCCATGTAACACAAATTGCATAATTAGCTAACCCATCATTATCTGTATCAAATAAAGCGCAAGCGTCAGCGGTATTTGAACCAGGCATAGAAGTTTCATCCCAGTTCCATGTGATTTCCAACGGATTATTTTGCGTTAAATTACGACAGAGCTTTGTTAAATCTTTTTGACCTGGCTCATCATTAACTCCTGCTGTGTCATTCACACAAGAGAAAGTTGGCGTAGGCGTAGGAGTTGGGGTAGAAGTTGGAATGGGAGTTGGACTAGCTTCAGTATAATCAACAATTAAATATATTTGAGTCACTATTGCTGTTTTATTCGCACTATTTTCAACACCAAACTTTACAGACCAACTATTAACTTCAGCTAATGTCCAAGCGGCTCCCGTAAACGGATTAGTTGGCATAACACGACTATACGTGGCATAACTCCCAGTAAGATTATTATCACTTCCAACACTTCTATCACCATCTGAAGGACCTTTTTCAACTAAAAGTTTTAACTTAGCGCCACCCTGACCTTCTTTGGCAACAACATTTAGAGTCACAGAATTGATCGTTGCTCCGGCAGGAACACCCGCATTTGAAAAAGTAAACGATTGTCTTTGTCCATTACCACTATTCGTTATATATGTGGTGTCTCCATCATTTGTTGAAACTGCTGTAACTTTATCTCCGACATTTGCCGTCCATTGATCATAGTTAGCAATTGCTGTAGCTACAAGAGATGAACTCAATGTATCCGTAAAACTCACTGAAGCAACAACTGTTCCTGAAGTATCTTTTACCTCAACCAAATAATTCGGCCTGTAGGTGCCGTCAAGTTGATAGGTGTAAAAAAGGCTACCTGACTCATCTGTGGTAACCCTGTCTGAAAACCTGAAATTACCAGTTTCAGAAGTAATTACCAATTCATACTCTGTATTTGGCAAAAAGCCACTTCCTGTTATTACAACCGCATCTGTCGGAGCATAATCAAACTTGTCAGTTTTCAAGGTTGCGCTGGTCGTCTCAATATAACTAAGATCAGGCTCTTCTATTTCTTCTGCATTGGTGTTGCCAAGAATAAAAGCGTTTAATTTAGCATTACTTTCCTCTTCTACTTTAGGGCTACTTTCAAGTTGAGGTGTGGAAGATTTCCCCAAGACATTTTCTTGGGGTTGATCTTTTACAGTTGCAGATGGAGAAGGTTTAAAAGTTGGTTCTAAAGTTGGAGTGAGAGTTGCTTCTGGTATCGGCGTATTATAGTTTGTTTGAGCATCTGATGTCGGCTCTACTGTTGGTTCAGCGGTTGGTTCTACTGTTGGCTCTGGCGTCATTTCAACAACTGGAGTTGGTTCTGGAGTTTCTTGGGCTAAGACAAGCAAAGGAGACCAAAAGGATATGGAGTTAACTAAAATAGAAAAGACAGATATTAAGGCAATTAACCTTCTTTTACTTTTATTCATTAAGAATGGGCTAACTAGCTCGATTATAACACTGCTATAGGAGTTGTCAATAATGTCAAGATAACCCTATTACAATTACTATATCCTATTTTAATTCAACCCCACCATCTTGATGTGCAATAACAACCAGCCTCCTCAAGGTTGTTCCCGGCGGGTAGCAGGTTTGAAGGGTCAATGTATTCCATTTTCCTGAATTGCCAAGATAAAAAACATCCTTCGCATCTACAACCTTTTTATCAGATACCTTATAAACAAACTTCTTTTCCTTATAATAAATATCTATCTCGTCTCCTCTTTCAAGTTTTCCAAGAAGATAGAAAACGGCATTGTAACGGCCGACATTGTAAAAAGCGTCAGTTGAATGGGCAAAAAGATAGGTATTGCCAAAACTGCCAGGCAAAGCGGAATATTTTGCATGAGCCACTCCCTTTTTCAAAACTGGCAAATACTCAGAAGCATTAAAAGGATCAACATTGGCAAAAACAGGAGCCGAAGCGCCAATTTTGGGAATAACAATTGAAAATTCAGTATTTGGCGGTTCTATTTCTTTAACTAATTTAGAATCAGATTTAACCAATGCCTGCCTTGCCTGATAGACAATTTCCTCCTTTGTCGCAGGGCCGTATATAAAAAACAAAGTCAAAAGCGAAAGAAAAATGAAAACTTCACCAGCCAAGTTGAGATAATAAGAGACCTTCTTTTTCTCGCTTTCTATCTTGCCTGCCATTAATCAATAATAACACAAATCAAGAAGAGTCAAAGCCTAAGAACTTCTTTAACAAAGGCGGAAATTTGTTTTGATATTTATTTATAAGATAGACTACAAAAGAAGCGCCAAGAGTGTCTATTACTACGTCTCTAATTCTTGGCTCGCGGCCAGGAACAAAAGATTGATGATATTCATCAGACAGGGCGTAGAAAAAAGAAATTAAGATTGACAAAAAAGCAGATTTTTTGAACGAAAACTTGCTACCCCAAAAAGCACGAAAATAAAAAAAAGAAAGAATGGTATATTCTACAAAATGAGCTGTTTTTTTAAGCAAAAAATCCTGCCAGTAGAATTTGCTTGTCTTGATAGTCGGAAGGGAGCTAAAAAAGAAAATAAGCGCCATCCATAAAAGTGGCGGCAACCATAAATTAAAAATCTTCCTGATCTTCGCTGTCTTTGTTTTCATTTTGTTTTTCTTCTTTCTTCTTTTTAGACTTAAAATAAGCATAACTTGCCGCTGACAAAAAAGAAAGACCCGCTATTATAAAAAAGACAGCCGCCAAATTAAAGTAAGAATCAGAGCCACTAGCTTCTTTATCCTCCTTTATCTTTGCTGATTCAAGACCCAAGACTCTTGGCTCAGACGAGGAATTTAGAGTTAACCCAGATTCACTGGCTTGGATAGTGTTTTCTGCCTCAAGAGAAGGGGTTGGCGAGGCCTTTGGAGTTGCTGAAGGCTTTGGAGTTGAGGTTGGAGTTGGAGTTGAAATAGTAAGAATAGGGGTTTCTTCATAATTATTACCCGCTGAAACATCAATCGTCTTGGTCCAACTCTTATAACCAGTTTTTTCAACTTTTATGGTATGGCTGCCAAAACCACAGGAGACTTTGTTTGAACCGCATTTGCAATCATCGCAAAAAGTATAAGTTTCAGGGGCATAATTGCCGGTATAATTTCCATCAATATAAATCTGTGTCGCGCCACTTACAACATTATCATTCTGATCTCTCGCGTCATTGATCTTCAAATTAGCCTTGGGTTTTTCAGGACTCTGTGCTGGCGTTGGTAAAGGCGTGGGAGAAGGAGTTGGAATGGGTAATGCAACATTTATCTTAAAAGCCTCTGCCTCACTAGAACCACTATAACTACCGCAGCTAGATGTAAAACGAAAAGCTTTGATTACATACTCTCCATTGGGCAAATCATTATTGTCTCCTATTTTAATATTCAAAACATATTCACCATCTGAAGTTATCTTAAAATATTTGTTACATTGATTATTACTCTTGTCAGAAGATAAAGAATCAATCTTGACCCAATCCCCATCATTATCCTTCATATAACCAATATAAGAATTGCTGTTTTTAATACCTACCTTGAAAAAAGAATCTCCCAAAGGTAGGGAATCGACCACAATCCTTACATCTATTACATCTTCTTTGGAATAAACCTGTACTGGTTCTACCTCTGAAATATAAAAGTTAAAAGCAGACTGAACGGATTTTGTAAAGACAAAAAGAAAAAAAACAAGATTGATAGTCAATATTGTCAAAAATAAACTAGAGGATAATTTTGTTCTACCAGTAATAGCTATCATAGATTCTCAATCTCAGATTTCCTAAGGAAAAATCTATTTAAATATCCTTCCCAAAAAAACAAAAAATCAAAAATTTAGCCTCGTTTGTATCAGCACACTAAAATAAGTATCAAGTATCACGAATCAAGAATCAAGTATTAAGAATAGTTAAAAGTTAAAAGTTCAAAGTTGGAATTTATTTGTTTGGAATTTGTGATTTGTAATTTGGAATTTGCCTGCCCGCAATCGCTAAAGTGATAGCTTTTGCAGGCGGGGAATTTGGAATTTTGATTTTTTCCCTTTGTTCTCTGTTCTTTGTTCTAATCTAGTAGGTAAAAGGCAAGAGGTAAAAGGTAAAAGAAATTCAAATAGAAGGCAAAGGATTTCAGATATCAGCTATCGGATATCAGATATCGACTGTCAACCTTTGGCTATCAGATATAAGTGCTACAAAATTCACAATTTATAGATTACAAAAAATCTCACACCCAAATCTAATTCTATCGTAAAATGCTAATTTTTATAAGTTTAATAAAAAAGAGTAATTTTTGAACTCCTTGCTATTCTATGGTTCCACCAGTTATAGATCTCTTTCAAACTAGCCTTTTTTACCAATGCAATTTTCTCACTCATTGAGAGAATATTAGTAGTTTCCCATTCTAGTTTCTGAATAATTTTGTCTTCTAGCTTTATTATTATGTTTTTATTTTTTTCTTCCAACTCTTGTATAAGCTTTTGCCTTGTAGCCTCAAAGACGTATCTATTGCGAGGAGGATTCTTTGCTACTTTTTCAACAACATCTAGAAATGACTGGCAATCCTTCGAGTCAACCAGAGAAAAAAAGGTCGAAAAAATTTGAGGTGTAAAATCTTTGTTCATTTCTAGTTGGCAACTATAGGAAATCCCTTCCTGTCTTATTTTTTTTTCTACTTCTTCTTTAATAATTCTCGAAATGAAAACTAGCTTATAAGCATCTATGACTGAATGAATCGGAACCTTGATAGAATAGGCGGGATAAATAAGTTTCTCCCTAGGATAAGAATAAATATCATCAATCATTGTGTCCTTGTTTTCAATCTTCCCTTTACCAAACCTATTAGCTACAGTATAGATTAGCATCTTAAGTTCTTTAGCAAGAGATGTGGGTGCATATATAATGGAATGTGTTAACTTGATATTTTTTAAAATCTCATCCTTTTTAGAAAAAGACAGGTTTCTTTCTATTAGCTTTAAGTGTCTTAGAAGAGAACTTTTGTTTTTTTGTTGATATTGAATTAGATTGTGAATCAGCCATCGGTGCCCTCCTATAGACGATAGTGCTTCTAAAACTATTCTTTTTTTCTCTGCCACTATATCTTCAACTGAGATTCTTCTTAGAAGAAGAACATCCGAAAGAAATTCTGGCTCTACTTTATTTCCCACAGCTACCTTAAGTATGCCCGACCCCACCTTTCCATTTTTCTTGCATTTGTCATCCAGAGAACGAAAAAATAGATGTTCATAAAGATGAGCATATAGGTAGTTAGCCTGTTGATAGTTGAAAAACAGACTTAAAACAAAGTCTCTACTTAAACCTTTTTGGGGTATAATCTTGATATCCGGCATTTTTTAAAACCCTTGAATATTGTCTAACATCAAAGAAAGAGAGCGCCTTACCCATCTAGGGAAACACTCGCCTCTTGCGAGTTGTTTTCTGTTTTACAGATCGGCGCTCTTGCGTAACCTATTCAGTTTTGTCAGTTTGCCCCCTCAGAAGCTGCATCAGACCAAGCCTGGTCTACTTCAGCTCTGCTCGAACCAGTGTCCCTGGCGGCATCATCTTTCGAATAGCCATCCCTTACCGCACCGGCGTAGTTATCCCAAACGCTCCCGCTGATATCCCTGTCTTTATCTTTATCCCTGTCTTTATCTTTATTCCTATCACCAGGCCCATAAGTATTCATCTCACACCTCGCTTCTTGCTTGAATATGTTTGTCTGGTAACCAACTTGAGCTTTCCAAGCTCCAAACCGAAAGATTTACACCTCCAAAACCGAATTTTAAAATGTGCTCGGATTTCCCTTCGCCCTCGAAGTGAATCCTGATTTCCCTTTTACCAAAAAAAGGCGCGAAAGTCAAGGGTATGTACGCGCTCGATACATTTTCGACATTCCTCCTTTCTTGATAAGATAATCCACTGGTGTATTATGGTTTAGAGACTCGTAGACCTCTTCTGTAGAATATCAAATTTCAAATTTGCCTCCGCAACACCGAGTGTTACCTATGTTCAAACAATGGGTTATGACTGCTTGTCGGATACTAGCTGTCACTAAAACAGACATCAAGTATCACGAATCAAGAATCAAGTATTAAGGATAGTTAAAAGTTCAAAATTAACTTGGAATTTGTAATTTTAACTGTTGTAATCCGTGATAAGGACGGACCTTGTCACCCCCCTTTAAAGGACAGTCCTTTAAAGGGTCCAACTCTAAACTCAGTATTTATTATCTTGTATTATGTATTATGCAGGGAATACAAGTAGAAAGTAGAAGGTAGTAAGTAGAAAGCAAAATTCTTAAATCCTAAATCATAAATCAAGATTCTATAATCAAGGTTTTGACTTTTAAGTTTTAAGTTTCTAATGCTATTTGAAGCTTACCAACCTCAAGCTGGTAATATCTGAGACCTTGTATTTTTCGCTTAACTTGCGATTTCCGCCATCAGGCATAAATGGATCATGCATTATGTAATCGCTGCCCTCCTTCTTTAAAATAACTATAAAATGGTCAGGGCCTGAATAAAGGCCGGCAATCACAGGACCGCTTGAAAGCAGGCTATCAAGTTGTGAAGCAGAGGCTGTACTAATTGAAAAAGGCATCCCCTCTGCTGAATGATAAATATAGCCTGTCCCGGGAACAAAATAATTAGGATTAATAGCAATATCACCAGGCGTCAACTTTTTACCATAATGAGTTGAAATCATTGCTATTGAAGAAATAAGACAGCCATATTCAGCAACGGAATATGAAGAACCACCAATACCAATTGTTCCCCACTGACTGTCGCGCTGATTATAATAACAACCCCAAGAATCACATTTTGTCTGGTTTGACAAAATTGTCGCTCCACCCTGGCTTGTAACGAAGCGCCTTAAAGCTGCAAGCTGGCTTTTTGCTTGAGCCAAAAGCCTCTGATAATATCTTTCGTCGTTTTTAGTTACTGCAAGCAAGTTTGCTTTGGCCGCTTTCTGAGCATCAAGATTGGCTTTCTGCTTCTCAAGCTGTTTTTGCAAATCCTCTTTATCACTCTTTTGGCCTTGATAAGTCGTTTGCGTTGACTGAAGCTTGACCAATAAATCCTGATCATAGCGCTGAATTAATTTAAGATAGTGAAAACGCGAAACCGCAGTTGAAAGATTGGGAGACGAGATCAAAAAAAGAAGCGGGTCTCCAAGCTTCACCATCTTATAAGTTTCAGCAGCACGAGATGAAAAAGCACGACTCAAAGCATCAAGAGAAGTCTCAAGCTGATCAATTCTTCCTTCAAGAAGTTCAATTTCCCTTTGAGTCTCTTCAATCTGAAGACTGGCAAGTTTAATCTGGGCATCATACTGAGCAATTTGGTTACTTAAAGTAGCAGACTGTGAGCGAAGGCGGCCAAGCTCTTCTTCATACTGTTTTATCTGATCTTGAAGCTCTTTCAGTTTTTGGTCTTGGGTATTTTCTTGAGCCTTGACTTGAAATATAAAAGCAAAAACAACAAGAAAAGAAAAAGCCACAAAGATTAAAGAAAATCTTTTTAGGAAAGAGTGCATTTTAGAATACTAAACTTTTTTCTTTGACAGACGCGATATGGCAAGGAAGCTGCCTACAAATGCCAGGACTAAGCCAAGAAACCACTCAACCACCAAAACCAAAGCTGACATCTTAAAAAGAACAAAAGTATCTTTAGGCAAAATCTCTATCTCCCCAAAATAAGAAATTAAAGAAGGCGCAAAATATAAAACCAAAACAAAAGCCAAAAGCCAGCCAATAAAAACACCCACTAAAACATAAATAAATGCTTCCAAAATAACAGGGCTTGCAACAAAAAACGGAGTTGCGCCTATCAAATTTAAAATATCAACCTCCTGTTTTCGCGACATCAAACGCATACTGATAACAACCAAAAGAACAAGAAGCGAAGTTGTCGCCAAAACCACAGTAAAGATTCCGCCTCCAAGCCTTAAGTAGTTAACAATAGATTTAAGTCTATTAATAGTATTATTTAATGTCGCCTCGCCCCCAAGATTAGCAGTAAAACCAACCTGATCCACCAATTTATTTTGTTTCAACTCGCTTACTAATTCCTGGGCATAATCAAGTTTGACCAAAGAAAGCTCAAGACTTGCAGGAAAAGCTGTTGGGCTTACAAGTTCTGCCAAAAGGGGTGTTTCTGAAGTCGCATCTTTATAAATTTTAAGCGCGTCCTCTTTTGAGACATAACGTACTTCTTTAATCCGCGAATCAGAAGATAATTTCTGCTGAAGGTTATAGATATCACCAGGAGAAGCATCAGTTTTAAGAAAAGCAATCACCTGAGGCCTGGTTTCAAAATAATGCAGAATTTGCCCTGAAGAATAAAGGAGAGCAGATAATATACTAACAACAAAAAAGGTAATAGCAAGAACAAAAACAGCGGCAAAAGCCTGAAAAGGAGAGCGAATTATATTTCTAATGGCTGTTTTAAAGTGAATTCCCATACTTATGAAAGGCTAATAACTTTAGTTTTAATTTTACTTCCTTTTTCAACTTTAGTATATTTCTCAACCAAATTTAAATGATGAGTTGCCATTATGACCAGCTTCCCTGATTCTGCAACCTTTTTAAACACCCCCATAATCCCTTCCGAAGTTTCCCAATCAAGGTTGCCTGTTGGCTCATCAGCCAAAAGCATTTCAGGGTTAACAACCAAGGCTCGCGCCAAAGACACTCTTTGAAGTTCTCCTCCTGAAAGCTGAAGTGGAAAAAGTTCGCTCCTTTTTTCAAGCCCTACCATCTTTAAGACGTCGTCAACACGACTGTCCCACTCAGATGAAGGAACGCCAACAATAGCAAGAGCAATTTCAACATTTTCTCTTACCGTCTTTTCCATCAAAACTTTAAAATCCTGAAAAACAACACCAACTTTTTGCCGATATGAAGATATCTGGCTGCCCTTAAAAGAAAAGATATCCTCACCCTTAAATAAAATCCTACCTGTGTCAGGAATTATTTCTCTTAAGATTAATTTAAGAAGAGTGGTTTTGCCAGACCCAGAGCGGCCGGTGATAAAGACCAACTCACCGGAACTGGCTTCGAAAGAAACTTTATTCAAGGCGACTATATCGCCATAAGTTTTGCTAACATCAATTACCTCAAGCATTATCTTTCAGATTACTAAATTTTTGAAGTCTTAACAAGAAGTAAAACTAAATTGACAAGGTCCGTCCTTGTCAATCCTATAATTAATCAAGCACTTTGACTTTACCCACATCCATCAGCCAACCAGCCTTGGCGCCTTTAATAGTCTCGCCCCAAACCTGCACATTTTTACCCACAAAAGAATCAAGATCAATAACAGACGAGGTTAAGTAAACATACTGGGAAGGCCCTCCATCCCGCTCCAAGTGGTGCGTCCCTTCTCCGTTAATGCCCCCCTCTTTCATAAGTCCTTGAGCCGTATCCCTGAAAGTTTTTTCATCAGAAATTCCGGCTTCTTTTTTAGTTTGAGTTACATTAGTTCCTGTAACTTTTTCTTGTGTTTTCCCATTTTGCGCTCCTGAAAGCAGCCACCCAGTCAAGACTCCAAACCCCACAACAACTACAGCAACAATCACCATTACCAAATTTTTAGAACCCGAGGTATTAAATTTGCCCACAAGAGGTTTTTTCTCAACTTCAGAAGTCGTATTTTCAATAGGCAGTTGATTATCTACCCTATTTTCCTCTTCCATAATAATGACACTTTAGCCTACCTAAAAATAAAATTCAAGTAGCAAGAGACAATATTTCAGCTTCAATAAATTCATCTATTTCTCCATTTAAAACTGCCTCTGTATTTGAGGTTTCAACATCCGTCCTTAAATCCTTAACCATTTTATAAGGATGCAGAACATAACTTCTAATCTGATTACCCCATGAAGCAGGCCTATATTCACCCTTAATTTCCTTGACCTCTTTACTTTTTCTTTCCTCCTCAAGAGCCCAGACCTTGGCGCGCAAAAGCTCAAGAGCTATCTTCCTATTCTGCTCCTGGAATCTTTGAGTCTGACAAGAGACCACTATCCCTGTTGGGATGTGTTTGACACGAACTGCTGTTGAAACCTTTTGGACATTTTGCCCACCTTGGCTTGACGAGCGGAAAAACTGCCATTCAAGATCTTCATCTTTGAGGTTGATATAAGACTCATCTACATCGCCAATCTCAGGCAAAACTCCAACCAAGGCAAAAGAAGTCTGACGCAGGCGGTCTGCATTAAAAGGAGATTGCCTCACCAAGCGATGCGTACCGCTTTCACCCTTTAAATAACCATAAGCATAAGACCCAACCACCTTGAAAGTAACACTTTTTATTCCAGCCTCTTCCCCCTCGGTCAAATCCAAAGTCTCCACCTTGAAGTTCTTCCTTTCAGCATATCTTAAATACATCCTGTAAAGCATACTGGCCCAGTCCATTGCTTCTGTCCCACCTTGGCCTGCATGTATCGAAACAATGGCATTGCCACTATCATATTTTCCAGAAAGAAATGAGGCCAATTTCAGCTCTTTTAGTCTCTCCTCAAGAGAAGAGATATCTTTTTCAAAGATCTCATCATCTTTACTTTCTTTGACCAAATCAAGAAGAATCAAAACCTCATTCTCAAAAGACTCAAGTTTATCTATTAAATCACGAAGACTGCCAATTTTTTGCATTACTGACCTTGCTTTTTCCTGATCATTCCAAAAATCAGGGTCCAAAGACTGAGCTTCAAGCTCCTTAAGTTCTATTTTCTTCTTCTTGATATCAAGAGATTTTTTAATCTCCTCCAAAGAATCTTTTATAATCTCGGCTCTTTGCTTAATTTCAGGCATAATTTAGGGTTTACAAATTTCAGCTTTTACTTTTTCTTTATCGCTTTTACTTAGACTAAAAAAGAGCTTAATTAAAGTCTCGGAAGCTGATTCCTTCGCT contains:
- a CDS encoding Cell division transporter, ATP-binding protein FtsE, whose protein sequence is MLEVIDVSKTYGDIVALNKVSFEASSGELVFITGRSGSGKTTLLKLILREIIPDTGRILFKGEDIFSFKGSQISSYRQKVGVVFQDFKVLMEKTVRENVEIALAIVGVPSSEWDSRVDDVLKMVGLEKRSELFPLQLSGGELQRVSLARALVVNPEMLLADEPTGNLDWETSEGIMGVFKKVAESGKLVIMATHHLNLVEKYTKVEKGSKIKTKVISLS
- a CDS encoding Peptide chain release factor 2, which gives rise to MPEIKQRAEIIKDSLEEIKKSLDIKKKKIELKELEAQSLDPDFWNDQEKARSVMQKIGSLRDLIDKLESFENEVLILLDLVKESKDDEIFEKDISSLEERLKELKLASFLSGKYDSGNAIVSIHAGQGGTEAMDWASMLYRMYLRYAERKNFKVETLDLTEGEEAGIKSVTFKVVGSYAYGYLKGESGTHRLVRQSPFNADRLRQTSFALVGVLPEIGDVDESYINLKDEDLEWQFFRSSSQGGQNVQKVSTAVRVKHIPTGIVVSCQTQRFQEQNRKIALELLRAKVWALEEERKSKEVKEIKGEYRPASWGNQIRSYVLHPYKMVKDLRTDVETSNTEAVLNGEIDEFIEAEILSLAT
- a CDS encoding Cell division protein FtsX; the encoded protein is MGIHFKTAIRNIIRSPFQAFAAVFVLAITFFVVSILSALLYSSGQILHYFETRPQVIAFLKTDASPGDIYNLQQKLSSDSRIKEVRYVSKEDALKIYKDATSETPLLAELVSPTAFPASLELSLVKLDYAQELVSELKQNKLVDQVGFTANLGGEATLNNTINRLKSIVNYLRLGGGIFTVVLATTSLLVLLVVISMRLMSRKQEVDILNLIGATPFFVASPVILEAFIYVLVGVFIGWLLAFVLVLYFAPSLISYFGEIEILPKDTFVLFKMSALVLVVEWFLGLVLAFVGSFLAISRLSKKKV
- a CDS encoding VanZ-like protein, with product MPPLLWMALIFFFSSLPTIKTSKFYWQDFLLKKTAHFVEYTILSFFYFRAFWGSKFSFKKSAFLSILISFFYALSDEYHQSFVPGREPRIRDVVIDTLGASFVVYLINKYQNKFPPLLKKFLGFDSS